In a genomic window of Glycine max cultivar Williams 82 chromosome 13, Glycine_max_v4.0, whole genome shotgun sequence:
- the LOC102663277 gene encoding putative uncharacterized protein YGR160W — MSPKRLPHQTSAKLALRNNHEQPQDEVQPEEIDQSCLLSDEYKDENKDKSLSDERQEFEKKVIATQSLPQETPTEIAPRNDHEQLEAEVQPVEEVDLDQSYSMSEGDKDEDGDEDGDEDEDEEEYVKLICHSKFL; from the exons ATGTCACCAAAAAGGCTCCCTCACCAAACTTCAGCAAAACTTGCTCTTAGAAACAACCATGAGCAACCCCAAGACGAAGTGCAACCCGAAGAAATTG aTCAAAGTTGTTTGCTGAGCGATGAGTACAAGGATGAGAACAAAGACAA AAGCTTGTCAGATGAGAGACAAGAGTTTGAGAAAAAAGTAATAGCAACACAAAGTCTCCCTCAAGAGACTCCAACAGAGATTGCTCCCAGAAATGACCACGAGCAACTCGAAGCTGAAGTGCAACCTGTAGAAGAAGTTG ACTTAGATCAAAGTTATTCGATGAGTGAGGGGGACAAGGATGAGGATGGGGATGAGGATGGGGATGAAGATGAGGATGAGGAAGAGTATGTTAAGTTgatttgtcattcaaaatttctCTAG